GGTGGACAATTAAGTTCACGACTAACCTTTGACGAACCAGGTGGAGCCCAAATTGAGTTTCGCGATAATAGTGGCGCCCAAACTTCAAGCCCAATAGCCATCTTTTTATCTGGAACACCAAGCGGAGATGCAATAACTGAAATTAGCGCTTTTATTAGAGCCGCAAATTCACGTAATTTATTAGTAAATCATCTTTATGTTGAAAATGAATCAGTTTTAAAACAGGTTGGTTCACAAATTGGTTTTGTTCAAGTTTCAGTTAAAAACGTTGGACAAAACAGTGTTCAAGATGGATTCTCAGGAGATGTATAAAATGAAAATTAAATTTTTATTTCCACTTTTATCTGTTCCATTTTTTGCAATCGCTTGTGGTAGCAACCAACAGCAAAAACTACCTTCAGAACAAAATCAACAAAGTCAAAAAACCCCTCCAACTGAAGGAAATTTTTCGAGTTCGCCCGAAACTGAGTTAGTTTTCCAAAAAATTAATTCAAATTTTGAATCACTTTTTGGCCAAAAATCAGAAAACGAGTTTAAAAAATTCATTTCTGAATCACAAAAGTCAGTTTTTCAACTTCTTGATAATAATGTTAAAGATTTAAGTAAAAAACAGGAAAAAATCAACCAAATTAACAATGTTTTTAGCGCTCTGGAAAAAATTGCAAAACAAACTCAATACGACCTTGAGGTTCAAAGATCCACAGCAACACTAACCTTAGGCGCGCTTAAAGATATTTTTAAAGAAGAAAAACCAATCAATCAGCAGCCGCCTAATAGCCCCCAAAACCCTCAATCATCAGAAGAACGTGATAAAAAAATTGCTGAATTAATTAGTAATTCTCGTCCTTCTGGTCAAAATTTTAGTCGTTTTTCCAGTGATGGCAAGCGCACAATTTTGGATCAATACGAAAATGATTTTCCCGAAAAAGAATGAGATTGGTATCGTATAAATTCTACTTTTAGCGGCGGTGGTATTGGTTTTGGATCTAAAAGTGAACTTGAAAAAAAGCCCGAAAATTTTCCAAAACAAAAGCCTGAAACTATTGCAAAATTAAATCAAAAAGCAAAAGAATCAAACCAACCTTTATTTGAAAATGCACAATTTCGCCTTTTTTCCTTACCGGTTTTTGATGATAATGGAAATACAAATAAAATAAAATTCAATACTTACGAGGCAGGATTTAAAACGCCGGCTTGATGAAAATCTAGCGAAAATTCTGACTATACTTTTGGTGGTCCAAATCGACTTGGTTTGCCAAGAAAAATTGTTTCTGAGGATTATAGGAAATTAATTCCAAATGTTGTTTCAATAAAAATCGAAAATTTAGTCGCACATGAAGCCCACCCAAGTCATAACAACAATCCATTAACGCGCACAAATTTTTTCTTTGGAACCTTAGGAATTTTAGACTACCAAATTCCGCAAAATTCATCCTATCCACTAAAATGATTCTTTTTAACTAACGCTCACGTTGCAAATAATTTGCAAATTGCCAATGATTTTCATGAAGGTAAACATTATGGCCGTGATTTTTCAAATTATAATGATTCTGATTTACGTTTAAATACACAAAGTATAACTCTTACAAAATTAAAACAAAGTGTTCCTTTAAATACAATTTTGCCAACCTCAAGAAATGCCTCAACTGGAGATGAATTTTATAACACAGTTAAACTTGATATCAAAGAAAACAATGGCAAAATTTACAATACCGGCTGAGAATCTCCAGAATCAGTGGGACCTGTTGACCAAACAAAAGTCCGCCAAAAACCAACTCAAAGTATGAATGTTAGAACTATTTTAATGGGTTCTGATGTTTTTAAATTCAAACCTAGCGATTTTAGTGATCAACAAGATCTCCAGAATGTTGATGATTTTCTTGACTTTGCAATAATTGAAATAAATTTCAATAATGAGTGAGAAGCTAAACAAATTACTGAAGAATTTTATAATAATCACAAATCAAATTCACTAAAAATTTCCGAATTTAATCCGTTTAATTCAGATCAATATTCAAATCTAGAAAAAACCCCTTTTTATAGTTTAGGTTACCCAGGTTCAAAAGGCGACCCTACTATTTCTCAAAACGATTATCCAACCGATTTTGCACTAAAAGATTACAGCGTTTCGCCTTGGATTAATAAAAATTTCCGTCTTTTTAATTCTAGAAACGAAAAAGATCCTTTAATTAATGGCGGTTCGGAATTTTCTTGGTCAAGATCCTACCGTAGTTTTGTAAATATTCCCGGAATTAGCGATTATTTTATAAGCGCACCAGTATTGGCTAAATCTTTTACAAAACTCGATTATTTTGACCAAACCGATAAGCAACGTAAATCCAAGAAATATTTAAATGGTGGTCTTGGAACTGTTATTGATAATTATACTGCAAGCGGTGGTTTATCTGGTAGTCCTGTTTTCTTTAAAGATGGTCAACTTTATTCTGTTGTTTATGCCTCAGACTCACAAGCTTCGGCAAATTTAACATTAAATTTGCGTTCTTATGGCTATGATTATAAAGGTTATTATGGCAAATATAATCTTCCTAAATATGATTTAATTTATGGCGATGCTTCTAGTGATGCTCAGCAGCAAAAATCTTATTGAAAAGCCCTTTCAGAACTTTATAAAAATCAAAGTGATTTTAAAACTAATTTATTTCCAGAAGGTCTAGGCACACAAAAAGATGTTTTTGCCAAAAAATAGCTTCTAAATAAAGCTATTTTTTTAATTTCAAGGCAAAAAATCGTTAGTCAAAATTTAGCAAATTAGTCATCTTAATTGTTTTAGTTTTAACAATTTTGCTTAGTATTTTGGTTTAATTTAGAAAAAATTAACAAAAGTGGTGCAGCCAAAATGATAGATAAAAACTAGTTGCCTGAATTTTTCTGCTAATTTAAATAAAATGACCTTTTGAGTTTGAACTAAAGGGTCATTTATTATTTTAAATTTAGCCTTTTGTAAAAAAAAAAAAAAATGCTTGGTTTAAAAAAATTTTAGGTTATAATAAAACTCACGCTAAGAATAAAAGAATAAATTTTTGATATTAGAATTAAGGAGGACTTGATTATGTTTTGGCACAATAAATTTAGATAATGCCATTTTTTCCATTATGGCTTTAAATATAATGGAATGCCTTAAATTTAACCGTTTAGAAATCTGTAAATTTAAGGCTTTTAATTATTGTTCTTTCAAAACTTCATATATTTTTTTAGGCTCAATTTAAATAAAAATGAGTTTTCTATTTGCATTGAGTTTAAATAGTAGTTGTATTTTTTTATGATTTTTGTTATTTTATCCTTGAATTGATTTTTGCCAGTGTTTTTAACCTAAAAAAGTAGTTTAAATATTTCATATTTTGCTTTTTAAGTTAAAATTTTGGCATCTTAGTTTGCTTTATTTTATTAATAAGTAGATTTTTCTTTCGTAATGGTCAGATTTAAAATTTAGTGTTTTTGTCTTGATAGTTATTTTTCCAAAGTTTTTAGGCACTTTTTTAGATCCTATAAAATTAAATATTTATAGTTTTTATAAAATCCTGAATAATAAGGCTAATTTTTACCCCGAGTTTCCCAGTTTCATAAGGTAATTTTAAAAAAGTATCCGGTTTTAGGGACTTTTTTAAATTTTTTGTTAAAAGTTAATTACAATTTTTTTACCTATTTATTAAGATATTAAAGTAAAAATCGTACCTATTTCAAATATTCGGATCACTAGGGACACCATCGCGATTTTTAAATATCATTTGCTGATCTAAAGTGTTAAATTCAACCCTTTGTCTTAATTTTTGTAACATCGTTACTAAACCAATCTCAGTTAATTGATTGTTTTCAAATAACTTGTTATCACTAATATGTTTGTTGATTTTAAAAATTATAGTTTTTAAAATAACTAGCGAGATAAAACACAAAAGTGTATGAGCTAGAATATGCTCGTCAATTCTTAAAAATACAGGACGAATATTCAATAAACCTTTTAGACTTCTAAAATTAGCTTCAATATTCCACTGTTTTTGGTATTTTTCAACTATATCTAAGACATTCAAATTTAGCATATTTGTTTCATAAACATAGTAACCGTCAAATTGTTTGTCTTTGTCAATTTTACTTTGATCTAATTCAAATTTCATGTTTGAAATTTCCTTAAAATATTTAGGTTTTTTACCAAACAATTTGTTTACCTCAATAAAACCGTCTTTATTTTGTTTTTTAATAAAACTTTGGATTTGCTCTTCGCGAGCTTTTCTGTCTTTTATTGCTCTTTTTGTACTGTAAGTAATAATTCTTCTTCTGATATTTTCGGTGTACCTTTTATTCTTATAAGATGAATAAAATTCTTCTTTTTTATACTTAAAATCCGCATTTACATTAACATAATCGCTAGGATCTAGTAAATAATTTTTAAATTTTTGAGTCCCTACCTTTGCCCGATAAGAAATAATGAAATTATAGTTTCTTGATTCAAGAAATCGAATATTTGCAGCAGTTGACATGCCACGATCAGCGATTATTGTCATATTTTTGATATTATATTTGGATTCAACATCTAAAATAAAAGGGATTAATGTACTAGAATCACCGGTATTTCCTTTAAAAACTTTAATATGAAAAGGAATACCATTTTTATCACACGCTAAGCCAATGACAATTTGATCTTCTTTGAATTTAGCATCTTTAGAATAACCAGGAATTCTTAATCCATTTCTTTCAAATGTCTCAAAATAGATTGTTGATGAATCAAAATAAAATTCATTGTCCCTTTTTCCAAGTTCA
The DNA window shown above is from Mesomycoplasma ovipneumoniae and carries:
- the mip gene encoding Ig-specific serine endopeptidase MIP, whose product is MKIKFLFPLLSVPFFAIACGSNQQQKLPSEQNQQSQKTPPTEGNFSSSPETELVFQKINSNFESLFGQKSENEFKKFISESQKSVFQLLDNNVKDLSKKQEKINQINNVFSALEKIAKQTQYDLEVQRSTATLTLGALKDIFKEEKPINQQPPNSPQNPQSSEERDKKIAELISNSRPSGQNFSRFSSDGKRTILDQYENDFPEKEWDWYRINSTFSGGGIGFGSKSELEKKPENFPKQKPETIAKLNQKAKESNQPLFENAQFRLFSLPVFDDNGNTNKIKFNTYEAGFKTPAWWKSSENSDYTFGGPNRLGLPRKIVSEDYRKLIPNVVSIKIENLVAHEAHPSHNNNPLTRTNFFFGTLGILDYQIPQNSSYPLKWFFLTNAHVANNLQIANDFHEGKHYGRDFSNYNDSDLRLNTQSITLTKLKQSVPLNTILPTSRNASTGDEFYNTVKLDIKENNGKIYNTGWESPESVGPVDQTKVRQKPTQSMNVRTILMGSDVFKFKPSDFSDQQDLQNVDDFLDFAIIEINFNNEWEAKQITEEFYNNHKSNSLKISEFNPFNSDQYSNLEKTPFYSLGYPGSKGDPTISQNDYPTDFALKDYSVSPWINKNFRLFNSRNEKDPLINGGSEFSWSRSYRSFVNIPGISDYFISAPVLAKSFTKLDYFDQTDKQRKSKKYLNGGLGTVIDNYTASGGLSGSPVFFKDGQLYSVVYASDSQASANLTLNLRSYGYDYKGYYGKYNLPKYDLIYGDASSDAQQQKSYWKALSELYKNQSDFKTNLFPEGLGTQKDVFAKK
- a CDS encoding IS1634 family transposase, with the protein product MKKQNLVLFNVWGNSKDKLYKYVGWTQGYGKAPKRWFSLGNVQNLEKINPNAIQIIKEKLKLFSNLDDMHKVKIALLDSIKNSTIIEGSVFVGGELIEKLIEKHNIFESLPKSRHKNMKEIFNYLISKRITDPGSIINAFDKKDDYSNQINASKNSFYRLLDLVFESQNQLLNSVNKMVISELGKRDNEFYFDSSTIYFETFERNGLRIPGYSKDAKFKEDQIVIGLACDKNGIPFHIKVFKGNTGDSSTLIPFILDVESKYNIKNMTIIADRGMSTAANIRFLESRNYNFIISYRAKVGTQKFKNYLLDPSDYVNVNADFKYKKEEFYSSYKNKRYTENIRRRIITYSTKRAIKDRKAREEQIQSFIKKQNKDGFIEVNKLFGKKPKYFKEISNMKFELDQSKIDKDKQFDGYYVYETNMLNLNVLDIVEKYQKQWNIEANFRSLKGLLNIRPVFLRIDEHILAHTLLCFISLVILKTIIFKINKHISDNKLFENNQLTEIGLVTMLQKLRQRVEFNTLDQQMIFKNRDGVPSDPNIWNRYDFYFNILINR